The Spinacia oleracea cultivar Varoflay chromosome 2, BTI_SOV_V1, whole genome shotgun sequence DNA segment gagtattcagacacatttcttgactataagtgccgaaaattctaagaaccttaagggcgattctagttggtcaatcttaaggcggatccggacgtgctgtggactttctacggagggacgacacttggagtcctaaagacttgttcttgttcggttcgggcgcagctagggagggcacgctacaaagtgtatgcatcctagactaattatatgattatgagcAATTAATATGactcctggcattaaggtttttccgcatgatttatgttgttcatatgtatcataacctaacaagggaAACTCTACAAACGAGCTTTCAGCTTACCGTTAATGAGGTGCATATCGGCATATGAATCGGCACGGCTGATAGAAGAAATACATGAGGGAACCTGTGGGAATCATCTGGGAGGAAAAACCCTTGCACTGATATGCCAGCGCCAGGGATACTACTGGCCAACGATGTTAACGGATGCGCAAGAGTATGTTAAGAAATGCGAAAAGTGCCAGATGTTCTCGGCAGTCATAAACCGTCCGGCTAATGACCTCATGCCAATTCTGAATCCAATACCATTCGCCCAGTGGGGAATGGATATCTTGGGATCGTTCACTACTGCGACAGGGGGAAGAAAATTCCTGATTGTAGCAGTGGACTACTTTACTAAGTGGATAGAGGCAGAACCAGTGGCGAAGATTACAGCAAACCAGGTTAAGAAGTTCATATGGAAGAACATAATCACCATGTTCGGTTTACCAACGGCAATCGTCATGGACCACGGGGTGCAATTCGATTGCTCGCCAGTACAAATTTTTTTGGGCTTATACAATGTGAAGTTCGCCTACTCTTCCGTTTGTCATCCTCAAAGCAACGGATAGGCGGAGGCCGCCAATAAGCAAATACTGTCAGCAATGAGAAAGAAGTTGGAAGAATACAAGGGTGGATGGGCTGATATAGTTCCGGAAGTACTGTGGAGAAACAGAACCACCACCAAGGAGGCAACAGGAGAAAGCCCTTTTCGCCTATGCTTCGGGTCAAAAGCAGTAATCCCAGCAGAAATGGCTTTGCCCACGTTCAGGATCCAACATTACGAGGAAGACAAAAACGATCAGTTATTAAGACAAGAGTTGGATCTCCTCCTAGAGCTTAGGCTTAAAGCAGAGATTAGGTCAGCAGCATATAAGCAACGCATCAGCAAGGCTTACAACAAGAGAGTGAAGCACAGACAGCTAGACGTGGGAGATCTAGTATTGCGAAGGACTGCAGCCACTGGCAAGGCCAAGGTGCAAGGAAAGCTAACCCCAAACTGGGAGGGACCATATCAGATATGGGAGGAGATCGTACCAGGGGCGTTCAAGTTGATGGACATGGGAAGGGTAGCACTTAAGAACTATGGGAACGCCAACGTCCTTAGAAAGTTCTATGTATGAAACACCAACTGTAATCTACAATCCAAAAGGCCGATAGAGGCAGGCCTGTTATGGCCCATGAAATAAAATCGAGGAATTATAAGCAAATAAGAagaaacccttaaagtaggtcagcaaggctaccatcagcttgctgactcggggtgatgtATAAGAAAAATCcgattcaaacccttaaagtaggtcagcaaggctactatcagcttgctgactcggggtgatacaaatctaacccttaaagtaggtcagcaaggctactatcagcttgctgactcggggtgatgtTTAAGGAAAATCcgattcaaacccttaaagtaggtcagcaaggctaccatcagcttgctgactcggggtgatgtTTAAGCAAAATCcgattcaaacccttaaagtaggtcagcaaggctactatcatcttgctgactcggggtggtACGAATctaacccttaaagtaggtcagcaaggctactatcagcttgctgactcggggtgatgtATAAGAAAAATCcgattcaaacccttaaagtaggtcagcaaggttactatcagcttgctgactcggggtgatacgaatctaacccttaaagtaggtcagcaaggctactatcagcttgctgacttgGGGTGATGTATAAGCAAAATTCGactcaaacccttaaagtaggtcagcaaggctactatcagcttgctaaCTCGAGGTGATGCAATTTTAACCCTTAAAGTAAGTCAGTAAGGCTATCATAAACTTATGAACTCGGGGGCATGTATAAACAAAATCCGATTGTACGAAATCAAATCACGATAATGATAAAATTAAAGGACAAGTGAATAAAACAAACGCACATGAATAATATATTCGACAGCCAACACCCAAAAACGGAGTTAGTCAGCTGTTAAAACGACACTAGGTGAGGCTGAACCCAATCAGCCTTCacccaacaaaaatattaaccaTTTATCAATTGTATCAAGGCAAAAAGGTGCCACAAACAGCTACAAACAAAAGTTAAACATTACGAACAGACGGCGCCCGACGAACCGCAAGAAGATTGGGGTGATGACTGCCCGCACCTTCAAACTTGTTTCTGTCCTGCCTGGTTAGTGCTGGAAGACAAGAACTCAGGATCGAGATAGTCCTCTTCTTGAAGCTCAATAGGAGGAAGAGTCGAAGGATCCGCATTCTGAATTATCTCCTCAGGGATAATCTGAGATTCAAAGCCAGTGGGATTTTTGTGTTTCTTATCAACAAGAAAAGCGTCTTCAATATCCAAACACTCTTCCTCAGTCAGACCAATGCCATGAACAACACAACGGTGGGCGGCAAACCAACCTCCATTGTGCCTGTCAGTGACACGTTTGCAATAAGTCTTTGATCAGCTAAAGCGCAAGGCCCCATCTTTAGCACCTTTCCTATAGGCTTCCTTGATCTTGACATCAGCATCCTCCAGCTGAGCAGTCAGATCCGCTGTCTTCTTCCTCTCAGCATCCAATTCAGAAGATACATTTTCCAGGTCCAGATTGCGCTGCTTAACAGTTTCCAGCTCAGCGGCAATCTTAGCATAATCCTCGTCCGACTGCTTTTTCTGCTTATTCCAGTCAGCTTAGGCTTGCTTAAGAGCAGCATTCTCTTTCTGGTAGCAGATATAAAGCTTTACCAACTCAACACCAGAATTGACCGCTTGTAAAAAATTAAGGACGGTCAGTAGCGAAAATAAAAACGCAAAACTAGCACGACCACATACAGAAAGCATACCTTATATACATCATTCATATGCTGAGCAGCCGGTGCATCTATCTTGACAGCAGGGGTTTCGCGAGGAGTAGCCAAACCCTTCAGAGCTCTCCACCCCATACAACCACTAAAACGGCAGTCGTCAGTAAGAATAGATTCACCGCGGAGAAGATCAATCTTCGGGTCCCAAGGCTCATCGGGGTTACCAGGAGGAACCTCAAAATACTTCATCTTATTCGGGGTCAGAACGACGGGAGTAGTCTCTATCCACTCCTCAGGCCGAACAAACAAGCCCATATGTAGACCAGAGCTGGTACCAGCACTCTGACCGGGCCTCATATAAGCAGATTGCGCAGCATGGGTAGGAGGAGGAATGAGGATGTTATCCAAAATACCAGCATCGGTGTTGTTCACCTCCCGATCCTCATGGTGCGAGGGAGTATCCTTAATGTCCACAATGGTGGCATCATTCTGCACAATCGGCACTTCAGTAGAAACCAACACGCCAGCATCCGCAACCTTCTCCACAGGAATATCTGACACCTTTTGCATAGCAGCATCCGTTTGCTCCCCTGAACCCTGCACCCGAGAAGTATGGCGACGAGACTTAGTCGAACGATTATAAGGCCCGGGGCGGTTGCGGTCCCGCCTACCAGCTTGAGACGCACCACGACCACAATCCAAAGATTGCAACCCACCAGCCATTTCAGAACGTACCAACAGCAGATTGAACACCAGAAAAAGGTTGTCTTGGAGGCTCGTGTACACCCCAGGAAGCAGTACTCCGAGATGTAGGATCACGAATACTTATCGGTTTCGGAGCCGGTATGGAATTCAACGCTCTTGTCTTTTTGACAGGAGACTCAGTCACAGGTTCTTCCCTCACGAGAGAACGCTTCCGGTTGGCCGTGGATGAGTAAGTAGAAATAGTGGAGAAAACACCCCGAGGATTAGCAGGAATGTTGGTTGTAGGTCGGCCGTTCTTGCCCAAGCCGAGCTTAGGGAAGTCGAGCGTATGCAAACCTGGCAAGAGAAGACAGACGAAGAAATAAGCAAACAGACTAAGCAGGTAATACATAAAAACAAAAGTATGTCAGACCAAACAGGCAATaaaaagggggttgcatggctATCAGTGGGTATGGCATAAGCCGACAGTAGACAACGGTCCGTTCGCCAATATGTACTTGGAAGGTGGAAGCCAATACTTAGGAACGCAAACGGTCTTTTGCAAACCAGTGTCAACACGATTGTATGAAACGAAACGATACGCCCTTTTCTCCCTAAATCCCAATTCTCTATCAGGGTAATGCTCCATGTGAGGACGAGGCACGGAAAACTGGGTGCGAAGGGGAAAATCTGAGGGGACTCTCAGCCAGTAAAACTTTATCTCCCAACCATGGCAATTGGACAATTTGGGATACACAGTCATCTTGCCAGCCCTGGTGTAAAAAGACCACCACCCAGACTTCTTCTGGTACCTCTTTAGCCAAATCAGCTCTCGAAACAAGTTTATCGTCTGAGGCCATTGTTTGAAAGAAAGCAACCAGGTAAAAGAGACAACGTTTCGAATCACGACAGGCGTTATTTGAGCCAAGCATAGGTTCCAAGCCCGCAATATCTTCACCAGGTAAGGGTGCAAGGGAAATCGGAGCCCAAAATTGAAGTGGTGGGGGTATACGGCCGTATGACCTGCAGGGCAATCCAAAACCGAACTCCCCTCTGCGAGAACTACGAGCCGGTAGCCACTGGGGAATCTAAGAAACTCTTTGGCCCACCGAGGATGATTATCCTTCACAGCCTTCTTCCGCCAGACGGACGATATCACTGTGGTCCTAACCTTGCTACCGGTTGGAGGAAGACACTCTTTTCTATATTTCTCATCTTCCAGATCAGAGTCAGGCTCTTCATTCAAATTTTGTACGCTCACTACCTGCTCGCACAAAGATGTCACATCCTCTCCATCAGACCACAAAGCAGGCAAATTGTCCTGGGATTCCAAAATTGAGTCACCTGCTTCCTCATCGtcctcctcttcctcttcccCGGAAACCGCAGTCTCTATATCATCTGTAGCATGACTGCTTACCTTCTCGCCATCAGCTGGCCAACTACCACCAGCCACATCCTCTAAGTGGGCACCTCTAACTGCACCCTGATTAGATGATATAACAATATTGCCAATATTAGTTCCATATTGACCTTTTCCAGAGCCGGCAGGGTCCATAAATTGCGTCCAAGAACGGAAAGTGTAATCAAGGGCAATTGAAGGAACATCCACTGCCGGCGCAAGTTTAGGGCTACTAAGCAAGTTTAAATCGCGACGTATATCGGCGCGTACCTGATTTCTCACGCGGGCTCGCAACTCAAACGCGGCGTCCTTATATGATGGCTCAAAATAATCAGAGGTTCCCGGCCTATCAGAGtccataatattcacatccaatgATGGAGAAGCATTACCGGCGTCATCATACCCTTCCCCACTCAGCAGGTTTTCACTATCTACCTCACTCGACATGGTACCAAGAATAAACAAAAAAGCGAAGGGAGAAGATAGAAGAAAAACAGGAATATACCTTCAATACGGCCACCAAATCGCAACAAGGAATGAAAAGGAGGATCCCAGCAACAAAATCGCACGCCAAGACCAGTTCAGAGAGCACAGTAATAGTTCACAAAGAGAGAGAAGACGAAAATACAATAGTAATTCGCAAAGAAAGAGAAGACCAAAGAAAGTAAAAATGAAAAGAAGGGAGAGTACAAGTAGTAAAAAAGGAAGCCCAAAAGTCGAGTGATGGGTGACAGTTGCAGAAGTCAAAACGACAGTTCATCATCAACCGCACGTGTCATGTTCAAGGTTCAAGGAAAGCCACGTGGACATTTTTGAGcggtaaaaaattaaaattttaaaacccctgtattatttcgaattttaaaTATAGACAAAAGTTTCCGTATGGAAGTCAACATTAAAATCAAGGGGGCCAGTCAGCATcaaagtcaagggggctagtcaacATTAAAATCAAGGGGGCCAGTCAGCATTaaaatcaagggggctagtcagcgtTATAATCAAGGGGGCAAGTCAGCAATaaaatcaagggggctagtcagcgttataatcaagggggctagtcagcactAAAAGGCAAGAAGAAAGTCGGCTTGCACCAATGCGCAAAATCTGTAGGCCACACCGCCGGCAATGGAAGTCAAACGATTATGGAGAGGGCTAGTCAAAAGTTAATCCACAATTATAACTCCCAACGCCAACGGCCAGGCCATCCGATTTTGGGGGGCTAGTAAGGGAGGAACCGGTTTTGTCTGCAATCAGAGCAAGCGTGGTCATTCAAGAATAACAACGCTCACTccgagggggctagttgtacgggtgTGCTACCAGCTAGCAGATAGCACTTTTACCCGTATAGCTAAAAGATTAATAAAACCCGCAATCGGCCTGATAGCTCCTTATCATTCCTTTCTTCTGGCCGATAACAGAACCAGATCTTTTATGGGTAAAGTAAACGGGTCGCTATCTACAGGGTAGGCCCCGATAAATCCGTACACCCGACGCGTTCCTATATATATGGATCGCATTTATGGTAAAAGGTACGCAATCCCAATCATTTCACTAAGCctaaaaacatatatttcaccATCTCTGACtttagcatcggaggggggatcctcgaatcacCTCTGAGGCTAGTTTTACCCTTATCTTATGTGTAGGATCTTACCACATAATCAAAGTTGTTTTACCAGCTCGGCCTCTCCAACCGTTCTTGATCCATACCGAAACAATAACAATCAAAGAGAAAATCACCAATATTATTGTAAAATGTCACGATTATAGGGCCTCTGACAACTTATTAGGAATTGAACCCAAAAACTTGTGTATTACTACAAAACAACACCTTAACCATtaattcaattttatttttgtttatatttttagTAAACTAGTTATACTATATTTGACTGTCTGTACCTCTGTTTTGCCGCTAACCTCGCACGGTCACACCACCCCTGCAGTAACAACTAACAATAATTTCGATGGGAAAATCCACTAAACACGAAAATATAAAAGAGATTGACAAGAAGTCATACTCGTGCATTCGATAAGAAACAATCTCACACGATTTTTGGAGAAGAAACACTTTGTAATAACAACACGAATACCCTCTGAACATTTTAATATCAGAAAGGCCGGTTTTAATTTACACAACATTGTTACGAACTGTAATGTCAATTATTTCCAAATACGGAGTAACATTTTCTGACAAATCAAATCGTCCAATATTCAAATAAATAGCAGTCCAAtctaaaccaaaaaaaaaaaacacacaactTAATTTTAACAAACAAATGAAGCTTCAACATAGTCATCAGTGCAGTAAAGCCCAGGCCGTTGAGTAAAACCTTGACGCTTAAGCAACTTCCTAGCTTTCGACACAATCTCATCGTTCTGAATATCTCCCTCAGATTCCCTTAGAATTGCCTGAATCGAGTTACTGAAAGCTCCGTAAGCTTCAGCATCCTTACCAGAAGGACTAGCATCAGCTGACGTCTGATCTGTCTGACACCCGCTAAGAAGTATCCCATTTCTAGGCAAACTCCTCTTGTCTCCACCTGCATGCATACGATTAAAAGTATTAGACAATAATCACAATTGTGCATTTTGTCATTTCGTAtcaaacaacatagtttggtaaAGCAAGGTGGTTACATCTTGTCATTTTGGTACCAAACAACACAAGTTGGTACTCATAAGTAAACGTGGTTGCATTTCATTTGGTACCAAAAACATAGTTTGATGTTCACAATTCAAAGGTTTAGCCTTAGTATTAGAGCTGACTATGGGTTGGGTTGGTTCGGAATCAGGTTGACCCATTTATATACGGTTGAGATTTTCTcaacccaacccgacctgttTACTTAAACACGACCTGTTTACTTAAACAGGTTGATATTCTCAACCCAAACCAACCTGATTATAAACAGGTTGACCTAAACTTGGCCCGTTTAAGTATTTTTCCCGTTTAAGTGTAAATTGACTTGAATTTATAACTTAATGGGTCATTTTTTACGAGGCAAATCTCATAGCAAATAAAAAACTAATACTTCAACGTGTAGAGAGAAAAATAAGTGTCAGCGGTTGCTAGATGTTAGTTTAAATTTTTCATATTTATAATTTGCCAAAAAGCTAAAAAGAccccttttttttataagggCTGACTTGGTCCATTTAGTTATATGGGTTAGGTGAGTTATTTCCGGGTTGAAATTCTAACCCGACctaacccatttaattaaacgggttgagttgggttgaaaatcttgatccaaccctttattattgggttgggttgggttcaGGTTGGGTTGGATTGGGTTACGTGAGTTGTTTTTGGGTTAAAAATATCAACCCCGGTTGGATTGagttgacccatttaattaaacgggttgaaaatcttgaTCAGCTTGGGTTCTGGTGGTGGGTTGGGTCAGCTTTTGCCAGCACTACTCAGTATTATCCTATTAAACACTACTGATTATAGTCTCAATATTATCCTATTAAACACTACTGATTATAGTCTCAAACAAGCTCACCTGCATAAACGTCCTCCTTCCTCTCAACTTTAGCATCCTGTGCAGGTTTTGcataatcatcatcattatcattaagCTTCTGTTTAAAGAACTCCATTGCAAGTCCACCAACAGCAGCCAGAATTTCTCCTTTACCCCCTTCTCCACCCCCACCATGAAGTTTTTCCAAGATGATCTTCATAAACTTCTTAACCTTCGGACTTGAATCCTCCCCAAACATGTCAAACAAAGTTGGTCGAATCTTCCCAACATCAATGTCATCTTTTCCTGTCTTTTCCTTGAGCATGGAAATGAGTGTCGAAAGGGGAAGAGACCGGCTTTTTGCATAGCCACTGTGACCTTCGTAAGTGTCTTCATCAACTACACTGTACTCTGGTTCATAGTCTCTGCTACTGTGATGATGAGGGAGATGGATTCCGCGAGATTCAAAGGCTTCAGAAACTGTGTCTCGTGCTGTTTTCTTCAAGAAACCTGATAAGCTGAAACCTGATGAACTGCTGCTATGGGATTGGTTGCTGTGGGATTGTGTACTTTCTCCTATTTGCTCTTTTGCACCACTGATTAGGCCGCCGCTGTGGCATGAATCTGAGACTATTGTGATCCTGCAACCATCTGGGACTTGGCACACCAATTCCTTGAAATCTTCATCTGCAAGAAATGAAGTTGAAAATCGAGCAATAAGTAACTAGGGATTAGCATGTTTAGTTCTACAACTGGTTCAAAATGGTCAACTTTGAGAACGAAATTGAAGTTATCAAACATTATTCTATTTGGTAAATGCCAAAATACCATATTCACTTGATGTAGTATGAATGAAAACTAGTACTCCCCTCCGTTCTTGATGACAATCCTACTTAAGTACATTTGTCACATAAATCTAACTAGAATCTAACCCATGTGGGTATGTCTGATAAATAATGAAGGGGAATAATGCTGGTAAAAGTTTACTTGCGGGTAAACAAGTGGGTCATTTGGATATTTACAAGGTATGATGGAGATAATTGTTAGACAAATAAGCAAATATTCCAAAAGGggctaacaaaaaaaaaaactcaatatAGAAAGAGgattaacattcaagaacggagggagtatcataaTTGTAAGGAAATCATGTCTAAAAACAACCACAAATGTCAGCATAACAGAGCTAATTCATCTCTTCTAGCAGCAGTCAGGAACAAAGGTACAAAAGTATGCCTCTGGCATGCAAGGAACAAATTAAAGGGCTGCGTAACAGCCAACCCTAACTCATGTAAGACAGTTTCCAAGAAGCTCCGTTCAATGGAGTCATAAGCTTTCTTCAAATCAACTTTCATCAAGCATCtaggagagatattcttcctaTTATAACCTTTAATAAGCTCTATACAACATCACATCTTGAGGAAACTAAATTCTTAAAAAACTAATTCATTAGGGAGCATAATAGAGAATTTGTAATGCTGATTTTAGTAGCTCAATTCTACGGGATCAAAATCAAATTCCAGCTAACTTACTGAGGGGCTGAAAAGGGCACAAGTTGAGTTGAATGAATACAACTACATTAGTCTTCTTTCAAGAAAAGACTAGGAGGCTAAGCGCGGTTTTATCAAACAGATGTGGGTGAAACAGAACATTGGATTAATACGGTTAGAATTgaggaaagaagaaaaagaaaggaagCAAAAAGCATGGAAAGCCATTGGTGTTAGAGCTTAGAGCCTCGTAACCTTGAGAGGAAAAGTAAGAGACTACATTGTATTGATTTGtaattaatgaaaataatacAAGCTTAGGTATTTATACTAACATATGTACAAGTTAGTATTCTAGTAACAAACTTCCTAAACTAACGAAACAAACTAACAACATATACTAAAGTATAAGTTCCAACAAATAACATGCATCCATTTGTATTGAACTAATCCTTGTTTTCCCTTCCAATGTATAGTCTATAGAGTATACCATAACAAATAACATTCAtttcttattcttcttaatTTTATGCAGAAAGTCATTTATTTTGGCCACATCAATTTCCACTTCAATTCAGTTCATCAAACTCTTATCACTATCTTCACAAAGCGTAAGCTTGGCATATCTATCATTTGGTCATATAGACTAGTTAGCTGTAGTCTGACTTCGAAAAGAAAAGTAGAATGTCAAGTGACTCAAGCCATATTGTAGAAATGCTCAGGGCTTCAGAATTTCAGATAATTCAAAAGCCAGACACAACAACCCTGTTCACAAGTCTTACGCATTTTCTCTTTTGTATCTATTACTAATATGTAAGGATGTGGGTTTATTTATCATCGAGTACATGACCACTAAACTAAGTTTAGCACAACTTTCATTTTTAAGTACACTCGCCTAGTTCCAATTTCACAGGTCCACTGGTTTTAGCATTTTGATCAAATTAAATACCACCCCTTTATCCACtaactagtttagggcccgtgcaacgcatGGCTACTACTaaaaacaactttttttttaatactccctccgtcccggaatacttgacctgttttccttatcgggccgtcccttaatacttgacctttttctaaaaatggaaatattctaacaatattatattatttctcactccacccctattaacccacctaccccctactccacacaaaaaataattaaaaattcaacccctactcttccctaccccacccctttacacatttcccactaactacattaaaataataccccactatcaactactacctattaaattaaataagtcaattcaagtcccttaaactctgtgccggtcaaaccgggtcgagtattccgggacggagggagtagtaactaAAAGAcatgtgatattaggaaaacatgaaagtaaaaaggatatatgaaaaagtataaattcaaagttgtgtaaaaaaaatattcaaatgaactaaatttgcatattactatacaaagttaaaaattatagtcgtatacttgtatgtagaatgatctaacaacgttaaccaaacccgaatgactcaagactaattttcgaaaagacccgagcataaccgtgttagtcaaatacaacatatttttaattgagtaaaatcttgataaataaacttatatgttagtctacttaccatgtattattattttaattaacattcttacttaccagttaccatgtattatacttcgtattattaatagtagactaacattagaattcatttatcaatattttttataattcttatcagattaaaaagttataataatacaataaataaaattatatcataaaggaaaaaataatattgatttagctttcctccaataatatattatgcaatacacatctatggtaattaaaatatatttttatcttagtttcctaaaaaaacgtaatgtaatttatttattttaaagtaaaaaataaaaaaacatttaGGCGGGAAAtaatcgcaccaggaaatgacacgtgtcattcctggtgtctcttttaatatatagtaatagataattGTCACTATGATAGCGTAATTTATATGTAGATGTTGATGCTAACAACAAACAAGAATAACACCTAATCTTGTAGGGCTATCAAGGTGCCTAAGGTATGCCTTTGAGACCAGGCTTACTATGATAGCGTGAACGAGTAATTTCTTAGGAAGCTACCACTTTGAACCAGGCTTGATGATTTATGGATATCTTCACACTTGATGGTAGGATTCTTGCCAAAGTGTTTAAGAAGAGTTGTTTCCCTGGCCTTCGCCAGTTCTCGAAGGAATTGTTTTTGATATTCCTTCGAAACATCCTTGGCTAAATGGTTAGTGATACACCTACCAGGATATTTGGAATCCCCTCTGATTTTTAGAAACTTGTTGTCATTGAGGGGGTCAGGAACGAAGATAATTTGTTCTCCATCATTTCTCCTGGATGAAGATGGATGGCATATTCCTTTTCTGATTTTGttgcctttatttatagagtttttgAATACTCAGGATTTTAACCCCCACTTTCCAGTTGAGTGTCGTTATATTTCAAATATTCAGGATTTTAACCTTCACTTTCTGATTGAGTGGGGTGGTTTAACTGAACGAGGAGTCTGTGATATACCCCCACGATATCTGGGTGACTTTTGTTCAGCCAATTTGCAAGGTCATGTTTATGTTCGTGACTTCACGATCTAGAGTTTACGCGAGAgattaatacataaataaatttcattatcAGTGGTTAGCATACATCAACTTAAAATGAGATAATGAAACAGCAAAATGACTACCTTCGATAATTAAACTTTAAAGACCTTGGTGGTTGGGTCGTCCCGGCACATAGATAAAGCGTTCTCACCTCTGCTTGGTAGAAGTTCATGGCGAAAATGGCCTTTGACACCTCGCAGTGTCCAACGTCAAAATCGCCGTACTCATCGTCACTATCGACCATTTATAACGACGTCATTCCATAGCTGACAAACGCACTTGTACTTCAGCAAAGTGAGATCTCCATCGTCCTCATTGAAATGGGTGATTTCGTATCATGAGAAAAATACCCGTCGAAGCCTCAAGACATACTCGCGGTCCAGGTTTGCTAGAGGTAATGTGATATTATTTCCTTGCCCCAGGCTGTGCAGACTAAGGCAACACTACTAATCCTAGTTGGTTGGTTCAACTTAGCCCATATTACGCTTGCTAGTTCGAGCATCTCGACGTCCTGAGTGACACTTGCTCTCTTGGGACTATGAGGAGCTAGCCCAAAAAGATGTTCAATGTCCACCATAAAGCACAAATTGCTCCTCATAGTCCCAGGAGAGCAAGTGATACTCACGTGGGTGCA contains these protein-coding regions:
- the LOC110800045 gene encoding metacaspase-5, encoding MGKKAVLIGINYPGTKAELKGCINDVNRMHECLIQRFGFEEEDITILIDTDRRCTQPTGKNIRRALQNLVRSAEPGDFLFVHYSGHGTRLPAETGEFDDTGFDECIVPSDMNLITDEDFKELVCQVPDGCRITIVSDSCHSGGLISGAKEQIGESTQSHSNQSHSSSSSGFSLSGFLKKTARDTVSEAFESRGIHLPHHHSSRDYEPEYSVVDEDTYEGHSGYAKSRSLPLSTLISMLKEKTGKDDIDVGKIRPTLFDMFGEDSSPKVKKFMKIILEKLHGGGGEGGKGEILAAVGGLAMEFFKQKLNDNDDDYAKPAQDAKVERKEDVYAGGDKRSLPRNGILLSGCQTDQTSADASPSGKDAEAYGAFSNSIQAILRESEGDIQNDEIVSKARKLLKRQGFTQRPGLYCTDDYVEASFVC